One window of Acanthochromis polyacanthus isolate Apoly-LR-REF ecotype Palm Island chromosome 19, KAUST_Apoly_ChrSc, whole genome shotgun sequence genomic DNA carries:
- the ankrd22 gene encoding ankyrin repeat domain-containing protein 22, whose product MGQVYSEPSCQAAYDSDIHQLYHLLTVDPSHLNVQDQDSGDTPLIAACRHGNLATVKYLLDNKADIHLTNKKQRTCLHYASRRTLSLLDYLMISILMPVLLLGYFIMLQRQRRNAAMMEELLESTADINAVDYKGNSALHYVCQRKSLRLVPLLLQRNADTNIRNNDGETPLDIAVRLKFKKIELMLKKSR is encoded by the exons ATGGGGCAGGTTTACTCGGAG CCGTCCTGTCAGGCGGCGTACGACTCAGACATCCATCAGCTGTATCACCTGCTGACAGTCGACCCGTCTCACCTGAACGTCCAGGACCAGGACAGTGGGGACACGCCCCTCATCGCCGCCTGTCGCCACGGCAACCTGGCTACCGTCAAATACCTGCTGGACAACAAGGCCGACATCCACCTGACCAATAAG AAACAGAGGACCTGTCTCCACTATGCGTCCAGGAGGACCTTGTCTCTTCTCGACTACCTGATGATCTCCATCCTGATGCCCGTCCTGCTGCTCGGCTACTTCATCATG ctgcagcggcaGAGACGGAACGCCGCCATGATGGAGGAGCTTCTGGAGAGCACAGCAGACATCAACGCCGTGGACTAC aaaggaaacTCAGCTCTGCACTACGTCTGTCAGAGGAAGAGTCTCCGTCTGGTTCCTCTGCTGCTCCAACGGAACGCCGACACCAACATCAGGAACAAC GACGGAGAAACTCCTCTGGACATCGCCGTCCGACTGAAGTTCAAGAAGATCGAACTCATGTTGAAGAAGAGCCGCTGA